The Drosophila innubila isolate TH190305 chromosome 2R unlocalized genomic scaffold, UK_Dinn_1.0 1_C_2R, whole genome shotgun sequence DNA window AGGCTTACATTGTGTGCACCGATGATGCGCCCAATGCAATACTCAAGCGATATGCCAGCGACTTGTCCACCATCGCCTACTGTTCCACTGTGACCTTTGACAGCGCACCGCCAGCTGGTTGCGCCATTCTCACAGTGTCCGGTCAGTGTGAGGTGCATCTGCTGCTCAAGGGACTCATCGAGGCAGACAAGGAGATTGCCAAGCTGCACAAGAAACGCGATCAACTGGAACAGAGTGTCAGCAAGCTAACCCAAGCCAAGCAAGCATCCGATTATGCCACCAAGGTGCCAGCCGAGGTGCAAACAGCCAATGAGACAAAACTCACGGAATCCCGTACGGAAATCGAACGCATTACTGCGGCTATTGAGACCCTGAAACTAATGTGAACCCAGAAGAGTCCTTAAGCTGGACAGAATCTACATCATTATCTTGATATTGTCTAAAGTGCTTGACTAAAGTCgctacaagaaaaaaaaaacaatggatAAACAAgctaaaatgcattttgctttaaagttttaagttgaaaacaatagctacaatttataaaatatgtgctaatttattaaatattacgGATGAACTTATTAAAATGCCTATGAATGAAACGGAAactgaaaaattattataaaactgcTCAAAGATTATATATCGATTCaaaaaacatatacaaaaaacacaagtagtttatggaatttatttttttttatttatttatttatgttaatctGTTAATTATGAAAAAGAAACTTGGGggaaagaaattgaaaatgaagatATTCAACACCTCAAGACCATGGTGCGGTTTCATGAATTCTACAGCGCCTGGGCGATAGTAGAATGTTCCACCGCAACCTTAGCTAGACTCTGCAGAGCCAATCAGGCTCTACAAAGTCCATTGACCAGCCGGCACCCGCGTGGAGGGTTCAGTCTGAGGATTTTTGCCAGCCAACCCAATTAACCCAAAAGAATCGCAAAATCaaaccataaaaatattaattttaaatcaccCAAGTCACGGACTTATATGTTTTTCACCAATTCTAAAGGAATTTTAAAGAAACatagtaattatttaaatataaaatcaaaaaaattataacataaCACCacttaacttatttaaatataaatatgtgtgtttCGGCATTGgtgtaatatttttagctACTTTTGTGCTGTTCTGATTTCTCATAATTTTAGAAACAGTCAAAATTGGATTATATTTTTGGAAGGTAACcaagttgttttaaaattcttaaaacataaaatggaATTCAGAACAGACTGTTAAGTGATATAGACTTAGTTTTGAAtgttgaaatgttcttaaacaTATTCTAAGagtttaaacttaaaaaaaaagaggtaGTCTACCATAGTTACCTGGCGAACATTCAGTTATTCCCGACTTCAACATGCATAGCTCGTTGGCCTACAATTAAatcacattattattatctataaaagtaaaatatagtAACTGTTATTACCTCCATGGGTGCTCCTCCAGTGTCTctcaaaaatgttgaaagaAGCAGCAAAACGATTAGGGAATTCATTTTTCTCAAATTAAATAGGGTATACATAGTTCTCCTCATTTAGTAGATACCAGAAatctgtatttaaaattatgtacCACACTACAAATGGCTATAGACAGTCCTCTGCACAATGTGGGAGAAGAACTGCGGAAACTCTGCTGACTTCTGTTCATTTTATACCATTTTAAGGTTTGGCTAACACATACAGGGTGCTCATAGGTTTGAGTATAATAGACATTGTGGTTGGAATGTAACCACAGTGGGTGAACACCCCGTTTTCCTTAATGCTCTTAATGCGACACTTGCGccatatttcaaataatttgtggTAAATACTCCAACAAACAGAAAAGAGAGTGGCCTGGCTCAAGATTCAAGCAAACATGCGTGCATTATGAACATATGTTccattttataacattttctgCGGCCTTTTTGATTAAAGCTCATGCTTTCCGAACTATTAATAGATTTCTTTATGTGTTTTACAATTAGAATAGATAGTAAACAGAGTTGTACATAATTAAAGCACACAATTGTGGTGTCTGTTTCAGAATATtgcaattttacttttaatataggctttttgtaaatataactAACTTCAAAcgttcataaatttattaaaactggactgattttcaagcggaatgttatTTGAATCATGGtttgactttttaattaattgcaaccATATTTCTGCAAAAAAGATGTggtaacaaaaattgaaattttctaatttaatataattttaaagcagaaacaaataattattgaactAAAATTACTTTGCTCATCGAAATTAGTTAAGATTTGAAAAGTGCAATGTAATGTTAATGTTTCCCTCGTTGCACAATCTTTTTATTATCCATCGTTTAACCATCCgatgaaaactaaaaatgtttttaatttttaagttttatttttttttaaataaatatactgcAAAATACAACTTATTTAGATCTTAACAGTATAGATGGATTGAACATTTTGCATGGACTACCAGGTCAGTCGTGTGGCATGGTCCGTCTTCCGTTTGGACATTTTAATGTAGCCGAGAAACTGAAGTTCGGCCACGGCGCGGGTGAAGCGTGCTCTGTATTTaaggaaaaattaaatggaGAATATGAAGAAAATACTTTCAAGCAAATAAGATTTTAGTACTCACTGAACTTGCGGATCGATCTGTTCTTGGGTTGGCTCCAACTCGTTCTGCTCCTCACCAGCACGCAGGACGGAGCGGAATGCCTGCAGCCAATCGAAGAGGTTTATCATGCGTCCGCACTCCAAATGTAATTTGTAGACCACCGATAGGTCGGGCATGGTGCTGACCAGCTGTGATTGCTCCTGCAACTCACAGCACTTGCACTGCATGTAGAAATGAGGATTGTTGAGTGCCGTGTGGAGAGCAGCACGAGGAGCGCCAATGATGTTGCGGCGCACCGTTGAAATGTCGCTAAATACGAAGAGTTCGTGAAGTGGAGGTGCATTCTGTAGCGGACGCAGATGGGCCAGCACCAGATGCGACTCAATATGGGTCAAAATCTTATTTAAAGCGCGTGCATACTCCGAGATTGTCTGCTGTTTGTCCTGTTTACTgcgttgcagcagctgctccttCAGTTGCTGCCGTGAAGCAACCTGCTTGAGATCGGCCAAAGGGCGGGCCTCTGTCGAAGATGTGGAATCACTGGCTTGTGGTTGCTGTTCCATAGTAGCCAGCTCGACATCGTTGAGCAATGTCTTGAGAGACTGCAACTCTTTGTGCATTACTTCAGCACAGGCTTCACCCAATTCTAGTGGAGCGATCTGCTCGCTAAGAAACTGTTCAGTCCTGGCAATGGCCTTGGACACCTTGGCACTGAACTCATCCTTGGACATGAAGCTAAGCATCTGAAAACATTCCTTATACTCGGGCTGCTGTGTAATCGgtttgtttaaacaattcaCATAAAGTTCGCGACGCAGCTTGCCCAGCGGACAACGTGGAAGATCGCCAACCAGCTCCGTGAAGAACTCGAGGCAGCTGCGAAAGAGCATAAAGTGGAGCAGGCAATCGCGCAACAGCTGTGGCAGCTTCTTCTTCAAGTAATCATCGTCGGTCAGCACGGCTATAATGCGTTTACAATCGTTTATCTGCTCCACATATGGCCGGAACGAGGGCAGACGTCTGATGGTCTCCATGTCGTCGTGTGTCAACTGTTTGATGCGACCCAAGGCCTGGTTGTAGTTCGTGCACAGCGCAAAGGCATTGCCGGCAAAATAGTGTTCCATTAGGCAGTACTTAAATCCTTGGATGAAGCCATGTATGGAGAAGTCGTAGTACAGAAAGATGTGCGTCAGAAACTTGAATGCCTTGCCGGACAAATGGAAAGCATACTTGGGCGAGAGCAGTACTTTATCCAGCAGCTAAGACAATGATAAATAATGaggattattaaataaatcttagGATTACTATTGGGTACCACGTACTTCGTTAAGTCCTGTGGGCGCTGGTTGGGTCTGGAACACACGCAGCTTGATCTTGCTGCTGACATGGTAGGGCAATGTGCTGTGAACCGCTGTCATGGCGGTCGCCACGCCAAGAACCAGCACAAAGGGCAAGCGACCGCATTGAGCGCtgagtataagtataaaatcCTGCAGGACGCTGGCATTGAAGCACTCAAAATCGGGCAGAATTACGACGAGGGCACGTTGCTTGCCAGCTGCACCGAAATTGTTGGCATACCAGGAGTTCAGCTGCTTCATCGTGCACTGACTACGACGCAGACGTTTGCGATCGCGAGCACCTTCATCCTCCACATCCTCGTCATCTGATGGAGTTGTTGTCGTAGCTGTCGACTGGGCTTCCATTAAATTGTACACCATGGACTCGACAGCTGCTTTCAAAGTGCCACAATCACGAGATTGCAAGACGCAGACGCAAGCAGCCTGCAACGCATGCAAGCGTTGAGTCAGCGTCtcaaattgctttaaatgaTCTGGCTGATTGATTCCCGTCAACAGCGCAGCTGTGGGCAAAATTTCCGTTTTGCATCCTTCCGCTCCCCCACTCGCTCCCTCTCCGGTTACAAACTCCACCAGTTGCTGCAGTGTGCGTGCATTGCTTTCCGTCTGCAGCTCCACAATGTGACTGTGTAGTTGACTCCAGCATTCTGTGTAGGCCACATAGAACGGCTGTGAAGTGACTTCCTTGCCAAGCAGACTGCTAGTTGCCGCTGTATTTTGGCCAGAACGTTTCCGTTTAGTCGGCGTTTTTTTATTAGCGCGAGTGGCGCCATTCTTATATACAAAACATCCCtaaacacaatttaaaatgcttttaaatttcaatttcgataCAAAGCTTGTCCGCTTACCTTTGAGACGGATATGGTTGGATCCATGACTATCACTTAACTAAGCACTCAACTGTTTATGTGGCTTTATCGAGtttcaaattattgtttatgtCAGCTTTGTGCCAATTAAAGTTTGTtcgcagcaacaacgacaaataacaaaaaacgaaaacagcTGCTGCGCGCCAAAAACTAGCTCGCGTGAAGTTGGCTGCACAAAAAAGTGCTGCCCATCTTTTATCaacacataattttatttaattaatggcgccaattacaaaatatacattaacatatatttttgagcGCAAGTCACTGATCCAGCGTATCATTGAAAGCCAGTGTAAAGCTTCCTTTTCTCATATGTTTGTCAATTacgaaaatatttgttttattcttGTTCTCGTCGCATTTGTCGGTCCATTTTGGTGCCAACTGAAACGTGAAAATGTACATAAGCAgaaagtcgaaaaataatataagtgcAGCCAAAAGGTAATCATTATCCCGAATTTCAGCGAATCGCCCGCCATTGATTATTTGTGCATGATACATAACGAACTgttgaataaagaaaataccGTTGTTTTAACTATTAAACTCATCATTTGCATACATACCAACAAAATGCTCAACACGATGAAAGCGCGATACACAAAAAACGAATATGGCACATTTGCGACAATGTAAAGCATAAGAAAGTACATGCCTCCAATTAAGGATACGATTCCAACTATAACAAGTACCACAATATCGAGCGTCAAATcatgctttaaataaaaagatttaattggaatttttaaaactaatttttaggTAATTACCGGTAAAAAGGAcccaaatataataaatattacgaGTACAATGGCCCATATTAGAAAGCTTACTAAGAAATGATACTTGTAATGACGTACAACAAGCGTTGTAACTCCCACGACCACACACTCGAACTGCAAGAATTAACTTatgaaaatggaataaataataaattttacctTACTATTAGAAAGGTCATTATCCAATTTACAGGCGTGAAGAATCGCAAATCTtcgaagaaaataaacaagagAATGAGCAGTAAACTGAGCGTAAAGAATACTATTCCAATCCAATAGTTTTtggtaaaataattatttgtttcatCCCTGCCaaagagaaaatatatataataaaaataatgacattaaattaaaataacttacACTAAATGAAAGAGATACCATTGTAGAATAGCCAGAAATAGAAATACTCCTGTTACTGTGTATGCAAAACATGCAAACCTTTGGCGCTCAAGTCTGTAGTAATAAGGACGGTCCTCTTCATCTGCCATGGCAAgtgttgaaaaatgtttgtgaattttaaatgttaaatgtattttgttaGTGTGACAACTTTTGGAATgagttttgaatttcaaattgcaGTGCTGCCCATTAATTCAGTGTTGCTAAGTGATTGTGTGTTATGTTATGCAGTACAAAGCTTGTGCAGCACTGGTCACATTTCGCGCATTTAATACCAATGTCTTTACAAGttgtatttgtttacaatAATAAGACGTAATGGGCGACGATCTCGATATTTATAATGATTTGGACGACTTCCAGGAATCTGAAGAGCAGGTTGGTGCAACAGCGTATTAATGCTCAACAGAATCTAACTTGAATTATCAACAGAAATCCAAAGTGCTGCAGGCCTGGGAAACAAAATTTGCTGATGCACAGGTggaaattaacaattatctGGCGTTAATCAAAGCGcttgaaaagaaaatcaaaaccatggaagttaattttcaaaacCTGCTCGACACGGCAAAGGCTGAAATCAAGCGCAAGGATACATTAATAACACAGCTGCGCAAGGAGTAAGTTCTGTTACAGCACACTTCTCTTTTGTCGAACAGAATCCAACAGATAGATATTGATGTTTTAATCTTTACAGGAAGGATGATATTTGCTTTAGACGGAAAAGACCCAACAACTTTGCGCAAGTGTCCAATCCATCTGTCTCCAATCCATCTGTATCCAATTCATCCGTGTCCAATCCATCCGTGACTAATCCATTCAAACAAACTCAGCGACAAGAACCTAAACGGTTTAAACTGGAGGAGACTGTGGGAGCCTCTGATGTGGTATACAGTAGCAACAAGTGGGATAAGGAGCTTCAAGATGATAAGAAAAAGACACAGGAAACTGTACAGGAGAAAAAAACTGACCACAAACGTGGCGAGCAGTTTAACTCTGAAGCCAAATCTTCGCAAAtggaaaaagaaataaaagataataacCAAGAAGCACAGGAAATTATTCACGAGAAGGAACCAGATCAAAAACTTGCCAAAAAGTTCAGCTCTGACGCAAAATCTTCGCAACggaataaagaaataaaagataataaacaaaagtcaCAGAATATTGTATACGAGAAGAAACCAGACCATAAACATGACAAGAAGTTCAGCTCTGACGCAAAATCTTCGCTGCGGGATAATgaattaaaagataataaacaaaagtcaCAGGAAATTGTACACGAGAAGAGTGCAGACCACAAACGTGGAAAGCAGTTGAGCTCATCATCATTTGACACCAAACGAGTGCACGACAGAGATCGCGATCGAGATCGTGATCGAAGCAGACGTCgcagtcggagtcggagtagAAGTCGCACTCGTGAGCGATGTCGCAGCCGGAATATGGAGGAAAACAGGCATGCAAAAACAAGGGAATTCCAAAGAAGTCGTCGCAGTCGTTCACGTTCTGCCTCCCGTTCCCGCTCTAGCcatagaaacaacaacaagactgGGTAAGCTTAGTTAGCAAACGCAgaacatatattatattgattATAAACTTACCTTAATCGATTTCAGTCATCGCAACAGTTCTCGGGAACATGAGTCAAAATCATCGACAAACGAAAAGCGCAATAAACAAAAGACTATGGAGTCACTTTTCGGTAAGACACCAAAGCAGAATAGTCCAATCATGGAGATAGACACAGAACAAAAAGCTAAAGTAATGGAAAAGATGTTGGCCAATGCGGAACCTTTTACACCCATAGAGCTGTACACTCCGCAAAGCCAAATCACAGCTGGAAACAAGGCAACCAGCgacaaacaagcaacaagcaaacaacaaacagaggaagaagttaataattattttgtgagCAATGTGAAAGATATTAAATTAGAAGACGCTCCCAACGATATCGAAGAGATTGACGCAAAGAAACCAGCTACTAAAAGTGAAGATCAATCCACAGATGCAGCTGAGCAGATTCCTGGTCTGGGTTTAATAAATGAAGAATATCTAGATGGGTCTGAATCAAAAGAAAAGTTGGAAGACGCTGAAATTAAAGCAACTGAGCCAGGTTTTGACAATGATGGTAAAACCTCACGACAAGAGAATGAACGAACGCCAAGCGAATCAATTAAACCAGCTAATGAGAACGAAGAAGAAACCAAAGAAACAGTTGAACATATTCCTGGTctagatttaataaataactcaCAGCAATCTGAGGTTAAATCAATTGATCAAATAGAATTTTCTGAGTACGCTAAATATAAGGCAACTCACAATGAAGATCAAACCACAATAGCAATTGAAAAGATTCCAGGCCTGGATTTAATTACTGATGATTATCAAGATGGGACTGAATCGAAAGATAATGATATTCTTGAGATGAAGACAACTATAAATAAAGACGAAGCCacaaaagtaaatgaaaagaTTCTTGaccaaaattttataattgagaAAAAACAAGCAGTGGTAGaatcatttgaaaaattagaaaacatcCCCAATGATATCGCTGAGATTAAGGCAACTAAACCAGCTGCTGAGAGTGAAGGTGAAAGCACACGACATCCGCTTGAACAAACGCCAGCGACTGATATCAAAGTAATTGAACAGATTCCTGGTCTGGATTTAATAACTTGCGTTTCCAATCATATCCCCGAAAATGAGCCAACTAAACCAGTGACTGAAACTGAAGATGAATCTACAAGGACAATTAAACAGATTCCTGGTCTGGACATAATAATTGATGAACTACATAACGTTCTCAATGATATTGCTGAGATTAAGGAAACTGAAAATGAAGATCTAACTACTGAAGCAAATGAACAAAACCGTGGACTAgaaataaaaactaacaaGTATCAAGCTGgagatattttaattgctcAACTAGAACGTGTTTCCAATGATACTCTTGAGATTAAGACAACtgcaaatatagaaaataccaaaaaaacagttaaaataATTCCAGGGCAGAATTTATTAACTAAGGAAGATCTAGCTGAGTCTAAATCAATTGAAGATTTACAAGACGCTTCCAATGATTTCGCTGAAATTAAGGCAACTAAACCAACTACTGAGAATGAAGATCAAACCTTACGACAAACTGCAACTGAAGAAGAATCGAAAgtaattgataataaaaaaatggatGAACAGTTAACCGGAACTGAAAATAAACAGACAAAACCCAGCTGTAATGAAATCGAATCCAATGATGAAAAGGTTTCAaggaataaaacaaaaaaatcaccGATTATAGAAGCAAagcttaaaaatgtaattcaagTTATAAAAGAAACTGAGGAAATTGATAAAGTAAATCTACAATCGAAGGAAGAGTCCAATAACAGCGATAAACAATCAATATCCTGcttaaaactaattgaatcAGAAGCTGAAAACGTTATGAGAAGAGCAAATGACACTTTAGTGGTTATAGAAGCACCTTCAGATGATAATAATGCTACGCCCGAGTGTCAGGTCCTTCCCCCTAACGGTGTTCAAATTATTGAAGACATTCGCCTTCCTGTTATGATGGATATAGAGCATATTGCTTTAAGCGTAGACTGGCAAAGTGACAAAGATGAGGATGATGGTTTAGAAAGCGAAAGAGACaaagaagtttatttaattgctgcTGAGAAAGCCGAAGAAAACAGTGATGAAGACCAATTGAAACCGATGGAATCTGATAAGGAGATAGAAATATCACCAGAAAATCCGACTGCAGATTCCGAAGATGTGCAGGCAATAGCAATCAATGAAAGCGAACTCGAGTCGAATGTTGAGGTCGATACAACATTGTTACCAAAACCATCGATTGTGACTAATATTGTAATGTATGCCCAGCCCGATTCAACAAAGATCGATCACAACGAAGACGATCCTGTAGTTGAGGCAGTTGAGAGTCTGTTAATACCAGACGATATAATGGCAAAGTCACTGGACTTAGGTTTGAGTTTTGAAATGGATAATATTGAGCTGACACTGGAGCAGCTACATCAGCAATCTCACGATGATGAGCAGCCTGATGAAGCCACCGTTACGTCCACGTCTATGAAGGCTCCCAAACAGGATCTCATCGCAATTCTAACGCAATCTCCAGTGCAGCAGCCACCTGCTAATGTAAGTCCATATCCCACTAAATTGAAGACCAAAGCTAAGAAAACAGGTGCACGCTCAGCCAGCGAAAGAACAACGcctataaaaaataaggaGTGCAGCTTAACACCAGAAAATGCCGAGAAGACACCACTGAAAAAGCGCAAACTTAATTTAGACGATGAAACAGAGAGTCAAGTGGTGCCCCAGACGCCACCTGATTCGGTAAAGACAACTACTCCGTCACCACAACATGTCACCATTGATGAGACGCTCAATGCCAGCGACATAGACAATAACCACAGTGTCAAAAGCAACTCATCCATTATAACCAAGCGCTGCTCCCTCGGCCAAAGTGACTATCAATTCGAGCGGATTAATGACGAGGTTGTGCTACGTGTTACACGTCGTGGACGACGCCGACGGGCAGCTCCATCAGCTGCAGATAAcaacatataataaataaaaacatgtatttttaaagttgtcaGATATACAGCAATGGATTTGCTGctgcatataaaatattagatTTATCTTAGTTTAAAGAAAATGTGATTGGAATTGTATatcaattaaacttttaatttatttaactactACAGTgaactattaaattttgttaatatctGGATTGATAGTGCATAACTTCGGTTCTCAGTTCAGCGATTTTTGAGTGCAAGGAATCTTCTGTTAATGTAGATGAActatggaaaatatttatataagaattgaattttcataattgaatacaaaaatgttattttaaatgtataattatcgtgaatgtataataattttattaaatttatcatttacTTCAAGACTGTCATGAATTTGTAAAATCGTGTTTAAAGTTCACAATTCAGTATCACCCTTGAGTAGAAACAggaatgtttttaattgtctTATAAAGAGTGTAtaagatattaatataaaattttactgACAGGACACTTACAATATGAACGCATCATAAGGTTAGATTTTGAAGTCTTGAAGTAAACGAGGGATTTATTATATGAGAGGAACATACTTAACTGCATTCAGTAAAATACTAGAGCCATCTGGTCATGATTTATCCATTGCTTAGCAGCAGCACAATTTACCTCCGAGCTCAACCAACCAAGAGTAAACGCAGATCCAAAAGTAAATGCCAAGAACTGTGGGCAGGatggaaaaatgtatttaaaacataaaaatctcCAATTGTGTCTGAagatatttacttaaaataattatttcgaCAATATACATTGGAATGTCGTTGTATCCATTTATAACTTGAATTACGATAGCGACTATAATGAACACCATGCGAATGATTGCAGTTATCAGATAAGTTATTACCAGCTGATATTTTTGCTACAAAATGAGAATAATCAGTAAATTCCAAATTGGGGCTAAgactttttttaaacttaccaCAAATATTGAAACAATTATAAGTATGCATCcaataatatgaataaaataacagAGTGGCATGACAAATCTGAAAATCGCATCATTGGCCAATGCTGTGTATTATATTTACCATTAGCaagagaaatatatttatttgtatatagtgGAATTAACAATATACCTCCTGATAGAAAGTATCCCAATACTCCTAGTAATATATCGATGATAGCTATGATAAGCATTCCCCATTTTAGCTCAATTAAGCCAATAAACTTCTTCACGGTAATCATCGTCAATAGATTACGAAATATATCTTTcttggttaaattttaaaatatttgttcagtAGTTAAGAGTGCACAGTTTGTTTGATATAATAATGATGAATAAACTGTCTGAATGAGCAACGCTAGCTTGATTTTATAACATGGGAATCCTTTGTTCGATATAGGGAAAAGTGCCTGAATGCTCAAAGCTTGCTTCATAAACTAACATAGAAAGctcaatatttttcaaattacttccaattttttcacttttattcttGCCGACTTTTGGttcgaaaatttatttatatgaaagttaaataataaaaatattagcaaATTAATTCTTGCTGTATTTGAAAAAAGTTGTAGGATCGTTAGGGcgacgttgctgttgctgcacttGGCTCAATTCTTGACGAGGTTTCGAGAGCTTTGTACCAAGAATAGGCACAGAACCAAAAGTAAAAGCTGAACGCTGTGAGGAAAGTGTTTATTtcgatttaattgaaaacttaataaattgtacataaaaaaagacttaccaaaaatcaaatatcCTAATATGCAATGTGGGCTGTGAAAGGAGTCCATTATATTATGCCACAAAAAAGTAAGTGAAGAATAGATGAGTCGTATATTGACCGTTATCAGATATGAAAAGACGAGAAATTTGTAATTCTATCaatggaaaaagtgtcaaattatttaaatttgtaatttgaaattaattctttGTACCTTAAACACAGAAATGATTATCAAAGTGCAGCTCGTAATGTGAACAATGTAGACAGAAAGTGCTAATGGATTAATGTCCATAAGCTGTAGTCCTGTGAGTGATCATCTTTAGCAATTCGAAATGTACAGTTCTAACGAAAtgaattatttactttttgaatCGAAAATTCCAAAGCAACATATTGCAATATCGATAATAGCGATTAAAAGTATACCCCATTTTAGACCAAGGCAGCACAGAATTCTATCAAttgtaaacatattttatttttatttaatttttttttgacaaaaaacacttttaatttgtaaaatttaaaaacaaaagttttgagcAAGCAAAGAAAACATGCTAAATTatgatgaaaatattttaaatatttcattaaagatattttattgatatttaaatattttgtttgaagtttaataaataatttttgtaataaacaacaagtaaaatttaactactATAAGCCTATTTGGATTTTAGGCCTGTTTAGCCTTTTCTTCGCCCAACAAGAAGCGCTTTACGATGGGAATCTTGAAGACCGGCACTGAGAGCAGTGCACCCAAACAGGCGCCAATCCAGTAAACGATGATGTGCTCCAGATTGCTGTGGCCACGGCAGCCCCATTTGAGAGCTGTTGCCAGCACGGGATTAAAGTAGCCGCCGGAGAAGTTGAAGGCTGCAAGCAGGGCATAATTAAAAGCGTAAACTTTTTGAGAGGACATGGGAGCAATTGGAAGCCACGTTGATCACGGGCGAGTACTTACCTGCCACCACCAGGCTGGTGCCGATAAAGGAATCAATGTAGCTACTAAACTTGGGCTCCTTCAAGCTCAGTGTCTTCGAAGCCAGTCGGCAGAGCAGCGTGGCCACGCCCTCAATGGCAGCGCCCACATATGGGCTGAC harbors:
- the LOC117783370 gene encoding origin recognition complex subunit 3, which produces MDPTISVSKGCFVYKNGATRANKKTPTKRKRSGQNTAATSSLLGKEVTSQPFYVAYTECWSQLHSHIVELQTESNARTLQQLVEFVTGEGASGGAEGCKTEILPTAALLTGINQPDHLKQFETLTQRLHALQAACVCVLQSRDCGTLKAAVESMVYNLMEAQSTATTTTPSDDEDVEDEGARDRKRLRRSQCTMKQLNSWYANNFGAAGKQRALVVILPDFECFNASVLQDFILILSAQCGRLPFVLVLGVATAMTAVHSTLPYHVSSKIKLRVFQTQPAPTGLNELLDKVLLSPKYAFHLSGKAFKFLTHIFLYYDFSIHGFIQGFKYCLMEHYFAGNAFALCTNYNQALGRIKQLTHDDMETIRRLPSFRPYVEQINDCKRIIAVLTDDDYLKKKLPQLLRDCLLHFMLFRSCLEFFTELVGDLPRCPLGKLRRELYVNCLNKPITQQPEYKECFQMLSFMSKDEFSAKVSKAIARTEQFLSEQIAPLELGEACAEVMHKELQSLKTLLNDVELATMEQQPQASDSTSSTEARPLADLKQVASRQQLKEQLLQRSKQDKQQTISEYARALNKILTHIESHLVLAHLRPLQNAPPLHELFVFSDISTVRRNIIGAPRAALHTALNNPHFYMQCKCCELQEQSQLVSTMPDLSVVYKLHLECGRMINLFDWLQAFRSVLRAGEEQNELEPTQEQIDPQVQARFTRAVAELQFLGYIKMSKRKTDHATRLTW
- the LOC117783372 gene encoding uncharacterized protein LOC117783372 isoform X1, with translation MADEEDRPYYYRLERQRFACFAYTVTGVFLFLAILQWYLFHLVDETNNYFTKNYWIGIVFFTLSLLLILLFIFFEDLRFFTPVNWIMTFLIFECVVVGVTTLVVRHYKYHFLVSFLIWAIVLVIFIIFGSFLPHDLTLDIVVLVIVGIVSLIGGMYFLMLYIVANVPYSFFVYRAFIVLSILLFVMYHAQIINGGRFAEIRDNDYLLAALILFFDFLLMYIFTFQLAPKWTDKCDENKNKTNIFVIDKHMRKGSFTLAFNDTLDQ
- the LOC117783372 gene encoding uncharacterized protein LOC117783372 isoform X2; the encoded protein is MADEEDRPYYYRLERQRFACFAYTVTGVFLFLAILQWYLFHLVDETNNYFTKNYWIGIVFFTLSLLLILLFIFFEDLRFFTPVNWIMTFLIVSMI